The Pseudochaenichthys georgianus chromosome 20, fPseGeo1.2, whole genome shotgun sequence genomic interval TTATCAatataattagggatgctccgatcgccaattttggggccgatcgaCGGAATCAGTATctaccgatcgagtgggcggggcctatgcggatcttccatttaaagtgattttaaaactcagttaatgctcattcactggagcttccacacacaaccaccaacataattattacattgaaatgaagtcattattcaagtttacattcactttggataacacGGGGGAAACGAGCGGAGGCGCtcacttttcctctctctctctctctctctccctctctctctctccccctctctctctctccctctctcctccctctctctctccctctctcctccctctctctctctctctctctctctctctctctctctctctctctctctctctctctctctctctctctccggacagcctgtcagtatctcaagcagctcactgatccagtaatgagtgacccgacagtgaagaataaatatatgtttagcttgttccaggggtagataaaatagctaagtgtgttaggtctacctctcacacacggcggcgtgctttgccgcttggcggtgggcgtgtcttgagcttggggagtttaCGCGAGCAACGCGACTAACAACCTATCACATGAATCTCTCCTATCAattgcataaaaggttttacatgtcacactttatatgatgaacatttatgACATTAATGTCTGTGGTGCTATTTTACGcaacattccatgctggctaaatactggctatgcttgctagctgtccattcaaacgaagtaaactggatataaaatcccccaaacaggcgaaaaaccccccccccccccccatgcctggctcctccggtttgcatcccggtaggtgaaaagGGACTGGTCGTAAGtaaagcaccgggtgattccctaccgctacgattattttctcctccattttttggcatatgaggaaatgaactgcggtctggctctcccagcatacacgcggtttgattggctagcgcctgtactggcagatttgcataagcgggatttgattggctggggggggggggggggggggggtccggtgctttgctcaagggcaccactgcagggcaggaggtgaactgggacctctccaagtagcagtccacactccattttTAGGTCTGGTCAGGGACTTGAACCAGCTCACAGTCCaatcccctactgactgagccactgccacagagaaaagtgtcatgtattttacgtcatatgatcggctctcctgatcggcagagagtgaatatcggccgatatcgatctGCGGCCGATAAACGAGTCACATTGCCgtctctatagagaggcgaagtcacgcccttctacttctatttcgtatatgtattgaagtcaatggcgagagaaaacgtatctttcgatcccgtttgaattacaccagggacgtgcacaggtacgggctaatgttgcccgggcaacggcctgtttggcctttttggctgacctgcccctctggagagagcgagtttgtttttctttgttctgttgtggccgaatcaacatgataagcccacaattagtattgtagcgtctcgctgcgggtgacgtgtgttgttgtgcgagaccagagatgtagttcattgagcggttttacaaaaaaaaatgtgttgctTCACAGTTTTGcggcaaaacattttttttacttttaaattgacaaccatcatgtgtgtaattcgtggcacaattcaaacgggatcgaaagataacgtttctctcgccattgacttcaatacataatttttcaaaaataaggtcccatggaggtccaccgcaaagtgagggacttcgcctctattGCCGTCTCAATGGTCAATTTTGTTACGATATCTATCTTAATTGCGTGCTACTGAGTTACATTTGTGGATGTTTGCCTTTTTAGATGACTGTCACTTTTAACTCATTTACCTGTGATGTATATTCTCTTCTTTCCTGCAGCAAAGAGACTCAAACTCTAAGTAAAAACCCACCGCAGAAACCTCAAACACCTGTTGTGGAGGTCCGAAGAAAAACTCCAAGGTCGGAAGTGAAGAGTGTTTGATGAGTAGTTACTATTATGTGTTGGTGATTAAACAATACTGGAGTTGGTACAACGAAATATGTAATGTGGCAAAAATATTTAACAATTGTCATAGAATATACATCCGGTATGGCTAACAGAAAATAACATTAAGTTAGTCATACATGTGCAGCTCAAAGAGATGTTATTAAATAATGTAATTCTCCAAAATCACACACAGTATTTTATCTATATAATCTAGCAATAAAGCCTATTGTGCCAATTTAGAACTTCATTTTGTTATTTGAAGAATATTTTGGTTGTTTATCTCCAGGATAGAAATGGGAGACCCCCCCGCAGCGAGACGAGAGCCTGAACTCGCAGCTCCTGAGAAAACTATTGAAACTGTTCCAGAGCAGCCGTTAGTGGAGCCCGTCCGCGTGCAAAATAACATTGCGGCTTTTATTCAGAAGCTCAGAGACGCCGCACAGTCCAAACCTGCATGGTGAGTTGGCAAAACCACTATATATATTTACAAAGTAGTGGCTCTACATATTCATTGAAATGTAATATTAAATAATCCTTATTTTTAGTATGAGGAAGTCTGCATCACCCGTGAAAGTACCCACTCCTCCTCCTGAACCAGAGGATGATTTCCTGATTCTGGAGGACGACGCTGCTCCTTTTTGGATTTCCATCCGGAGTAAAACTGCCAAGAAACAGAAACGGAGCGGAACGACCAGCATCGCCAAAGCCAGCGTGACAGATAAAAGCACGAAGGGAAGCTCAGCTgagacacagcaggaacctgaaGAGACGGAGAGAAAACCAAGAGGGCCCAGTGGCAAACGGAAGACGAAAGAGAAGAAGAACGAGGTGACCGAGGCTGATCGTGCTGAGGAGGAAATACCCGGTCCTGAGGAGCCTCCTGTGGACTCGATAGATGAGAAAAAGccaaacaagaagaagaaacaacGACTGAAGAAGGTACTGTCTGAAGACAGCGACGAGGAAGGGGAGCCGCCGAAAACAAGCAAGGAAACACGGGAAGATGAACCCGCTGTGAGAATAGATAAGAAAGCTCTTAACTCAAAGACTTTAAAATATGCCAAGACGATCAGAGCTAAGCCGATGAAGAGGGCCAAAAAAGTGCCGCAGGGATCTGATGGAGAAACGGACAAGGCTTCAAAGAAACAAGGTCCGAGCGGCGAGGAAGTGGGGGCTACAGACCTGGGGGCTCTTTCAGGTAAACAACTCCTAAAATCTCTTCATACGTgttgagtacttttccccgtttagttccgatagttcctgggattttgcgttcacaccaaaaagagaacttagttcatgagaacttttccccccttttctgtccctgctagagagcaggtactttcctggggagaaaaagttccaatttctgattggctgggcgaattgcaaaccacgcccgtaAAACccggaaaagttttgtgaagccgctggcattagcattattagcattagccccgcgcaccaacggagagagactaactctCCGTTGgagaggaggtgtcggcgttctggcgatttactcggaaggcttcagtagaagctgctgggagttccagcagcttctactgaagccagtccccaactcccgGGACTTCCGgcccggggactttgggcggcagtatacgccgtgaagttgtttgcggcctgccagtaaacccagagcagaagaagaagtgacgtcagcggcttcatttgcctaatctttCCTTAGGGAAggcgatctgctctttagttccatgggggaactaagtacggctaTTTAATCCTTCTGCTACTTGGTTAAACACATGTTAGTTAATGTGTGTGCTGCTGATGTACCCCCCACATTTAGACAGACAATTCAATATTTGTGAATTGAGACGGGTGGAAACTACTGACAGATATTATCAGTGTTTTATACTTTAGTGATTGTTCTTTTGTGAGGGATTTTAATAGTTttctatttattattttaactcCAGAGTTGGCCAAGaggcttttttttttcatcTGTCGTCCCTGAACAGATGTTGTACGTCACCCTTAATTAACAAATTAgaaaaatgtattaattaaAAATGACAATCAGTAAAAACATGCAAGATAGATGTGGGAGGCTGTAGCTCAGtggactagtgcgttggtgttccggcacaggttcaaaccccactgcagtcagcatgttgttgtgtccctgagacacttcaccccaaagtgctcctgtgtggattgcccacagtattgagtatgtaagtagctttggataaaagcgtctaacatgtaatgtccAAGCTTATAGGGATCCGTCCTTTTAAGAATAGTTAGACCCTAGGACCTACAGAACAGTTAGACATcctttttaaaatgcttttCTTATTTCGCACAGACGAGGATTCGGCAGATGTTAAAAGGGATAAAAATAACAAACTACCGTTGGTGTCTGAAGGGAGTTCACCTGACGACTGTTTGACTCGGGGAAGGAGGAAGACGAGGCCGCCTGGAGAGTGGTGGATGCATCGGAGCCCAGAAGAAACGACAGGTAAATGCAACCAGCCGCCAGTGAAGGAGGCAACACGGCAAAACACAGAGCCAAGCGCAGCAGCAGCTTCACCTGTTAGGCCTAAAAAGGACAAATGTGATCAGCTGACTATTAAGAAGTACAAGAAGCCCAACCAGGAGCCCTGTGGAGCTCCACCTGTAAAGGACAAAGTGTTGAAGAACATAAATCCGACACAGCCTGCTGCACCAACAAGTCAGAAGAcgaataaagaaaataaaccgAGTACAGGAGGAGAAACTCAGGGGGAAGAGAGTCATATGACTGAAGCAGAGCCttttgaggaggaggaggaggagcaggaggaggagcaggaggagcagcaggaggaggaggaggaggaggagggaaaggaggaggaggaggcagagGAGGATGTTCTGTCCAGCCCGTTGGTGTTCTCACACAGAGAGCTCAGCGACAACTCAGGTGAGTGGAGGAAGAACTGGGTTCCTTTACTTACAGAAAAGTAGTCCGGTTCTAGTTCGGTTTTAAAAGTCCATAATGAAACTATTCCACAGAGACAGCAGGAAAAACAATATACGAAGAAAGTGGAAAAGAAAACAGCcagtaaataacaaacaaagTAAACGAAATATTAGCTATTAGCTCTCCCCCGCAGCCTTCATATCGTCCATCATGTGATAATAGGCATCTGTTACAAGTACAAATGTATTTGAGTTAAATAGGGCTGCAGATTTAGGAAGAAATCAATTCACATATCTTGAATATAACAGCAAGATGCTCCATATTGCGGTttgaatgatataaatatattttgcaGCCCGACAAACAGACCAACCAAtaatctctgtttcttattaaAATGTGATTCTCAAAGTCCCTTTTTATTAAACTATTGCACAGTGAAAACAGTATACCGAGAAAGTGTAAAGAAAACGAAACACAGCTAGTAAAAGACTAACAAAGTACTAGAAGTGAAGGTCTTTGACAGAAGCACCAATCTGTGTGCTAATATGTGTTGGCAGTAAAGGGCAACGACTTGGCAACATGTGTCTGTACTCTGTGAGTTTTGTAAACAAACAGATAGGGCTGCAGATTTTGGAAAAAGTAACTATTTGTGATCATTTCGACTGATATAGCAATTACGATATGAATAATCCTTTTTAAATACTACTCGGATTTTAATTGAAAAAGTTATTAAAATGATCATGGTGTAATTGTTTTAGGAGGATCTTTACCTaactaatatttttttaaacaagtCTATAAAATAACATATGTATGCAGGGACATCTCTGCAGCTTCACAATACTTCATTTACATATGCAGCCCTACAAACAGACCAACCAATGATCTCTGTTCCTTACTAAGATTGTGTTCCTTTCTGTTAGAGGAATAGTTTCGGCGAAAACTAAAAGGTACCATGGGGTCAGATTATAATGTTCCAAAGCGGGGTTCGTTCAGCATGAAACACGTGACATAACTAAAGGATAAGTTAAACAAGAAAGTGAAGTCATAGAAAGCTGTCTGCTAAAAAGTGAGCAATGATTGAGTCAGAGCTAAACATCtcagatgtgtgtatctcacactgcactgcAACTTTAATTCATGTACCTTTtgatattcatgtt includes:
- the LOC117465886 gene encoding nucleolar and coiled-body phosphoprotein 1-like isoform X4, whose amino-acid sequence is METKLPTLKRPKKKLCYHTNKDSPTKKVEGLMTMEDIDRMFDDLDPPCDDLLPSSSRYMTFNVEADQRERGASTGPHKGKLMGTIPKGHMGPKGDGIHSSRSPSPELVIDQDIPFKAHMPAKTSSPIETNMAVKALIEKDRAVSPLLFACEDEGDAKREPPPNGHVTEKSIDFEFESPPSKVVLSRPKKSSQQNKVEEARKETQTLSKNPPQKPQTPVVEVRRKTPRIEMGDPPAARREPELAAPEKTIETVPEQPLVEPVRVQNNIAAFIQKLRDAAQSKPACMRKSASPVKVPTPPPEPEDDFLILEDDAAPFWISIRSKTAKKQKRSGTTSIAKASVTDKSTKGSSAETQQEPEETERKPRGPSGKRKTKEKKNEVTEADRAEEEIPGPEEPPVDSIDEKKPNKKKKQRLKKVLSEDSDEEGEPPKTSKETREDEPAVRIDKKALNSKTLKYAKTIRAKPMKRAKKVPQGSDGETDKASKKQGPSGEEVGATDLGALSDEDSADVKRDKNNKLPLVSEGSSPDDCLTRGRRKTRPPGEWWMHRSPEETTGKCNQPPVKEATRQNTEPSAAAASPVRPKKDKCDQLTIKKYKKPNQEPCGAPPVKDKVLKNINPTQPAAPTSQKTNKENKPSTGGETQGEESHMTEAEPFEEEEEEQEEEQEEQQEEEEEEEGKEEEEAEEDVLSSPLVFSHRELSDNSGEKPFPKEYHPVSRKKKAPQKKEPQRKEPLKAVRRGRRPPGSWWTVPDVCEHVESVSPQQQKPKPRKEGKKRTRSPPPPKESSSVPLPNPQSPEERCRAASEDMVSSTETPSVGRGRMKRRKEPERPVEEIPPADCSIFSTPNDLIHHSTPEDEGPQRYSVDRSKLLRSGPSSMIVLDQYEEEDSLILPNSTVQAALSLSDLCAPPLKPMTLLTQDKANLAEWFTNLWALPVKAPRTRRRGRNHNICKQQCLRAS